From Methanosarcina lacustris Z-7289, one genomic window encodes:
- a CDS encoding class I SAM-dependent methyltransferase, protein MDKEATGNEKVEIGMEKEILNEQQPHWERMFSNTCSRFGDEPSYPARKAAAIFEKEGKKKILELGGGQGRDTCFFASRGFSVHSLDYTESGPKAIKEKAEKAGLGEYVTALRHDVRNPLPFENETFDACYSHMLYCMALSTEELEFLCKEIKRVLKPGGINTYTARHTGDAHYGTGKHRGEDMYEIAGGFIVHFFSREKVEHLSKGYESFELEEFDEGELPRKLYMVTMRK, encoded by the coding sequence ATGGATAAGGAAGCTACAGGTAATGAAAAAGTAGAAATCGGCATGGAAAAAGAGATCCTTAACGAGCAGCAGCCTCACTGGGAAAGAATGTTTTCAAATACCTGCTCGAGATTTGGGGACGAGCCGAGTTATCCTGCCAGAAAAGCGGCAGCTATTTTTGAAAAAGAAGGAAAAAAGAAAATCCTGGAACTTGGAGGAGGTCAGGGAAGAGATACCTGCTTTTTTGCCAGCAGGGGTTTTTCAGTCCATTCGCTTGATTATACTGAAAGCGGGCCAAAAGCGATAAAAGAAAAAGCCGAAAAAGCGGGGTTAGGGGAATATGTCACAGCCCTCAGGCACGATGTAAGAAATCCTCTTCCCTTTGAAAACGAGACTTTTGATGCGTGCTATTCTCATATGCTTTATTGCATGGCCCTGTCTACAGAGGAACTGGAGTTTCTCTGCAAAGAGATTAAAAGGGTACTCAAGCCAGGTGGGATAAATACCTATACAGCCAGGCACACCGGAGATGCTCATTACGGGACAGGAAAGCACAGGGGAGAAGACATGTACGAAATTGCAGGCGGCTTTATAGTGCACTTTTTCAGCAGAGAAAAGGTTGAGCACCTTTCAAAAGGATACGAAAGTTTCGAGCTGGAAGAATTTGACGAAGGAGAGCTACCAAGAAAACTGTACATGGTAACAATGCGAAAATAA